The following proteins are co-located in the Larimichthys crocea isolate SSNF unplaced genomic scaffold, L_crocea_2.0 scaffold97, whole genome shotgun sequence genome:
- the LOC109141522 gene encoding uncharacterized protein LOC109141522, which translates to MEYMTMVIRWNRVLQQHINFPTVGSGWYVSRWTRAENVNQHLTVICAQLSSVDVQAYTFKLLKIIKKLWADPVLNLMAMESFEALLTEEQPSSSIFNSYNVTRTEIQLGVSFYEHVMKTVAMVKECNWTKRNELTIADDKTMFKLSCRHKPHSLLVLIPGYVTNMITVQCTEPQTIYDLMRKHGLRCSDVWNSAVCLSARSPCTALTDHMMNIVFVNKISVGSSFNSPSDISTFYHNMKHIKVRARREALRYKPYIRHFHSSGGAASLKENRPTEDLITVALYYEDTMSKLSSVIEADGRFVSSHAIEGHCGEYVVELEQDNNVILTGPTRAEGERDSETEENDHPFVCFCCNQISDYALPCGHLCCQTCLVTLQKPDITCGVCRAKSLQHYVIKETPELDPECQACGKVKHWLAGCGHVTCTCNSNRCLVCNRPITVLRRLFLSTYQM; encoded by the exons ATGGAGTACATGACAATGGTTATCCGATGGAACCGCGTGCTACAGCAACACATCAATTTCCCCACAGTAGGTAGTGGGTGGTATGTGAGCAGGTGGACGCGCGCAGAAAATGTGAACCAGCATTTGACGGTTATTTGCGCTCAGCTATCCAGTGTTGATGTTCAGGCTTATACATTCAAACTGCTCAAAATAATTAAGAAGCTATGGGCGGACCCGGTGTTAAATCTAATGGCCATGGAAAGTTTTGAGGCTTTGTTGACAGAGGAACAACCGTCTTCTTCAATTTTCAACTCATATAATGTCACGCGCACCGAGATTCAGCTAGGAGTTAGCTTCTACGAACATGTCATGAAGACAGTGGCAATGGTGAAAGAGTGCAATTGGACCAAAAGAAATGAGCTGACCATTGCGGACGATAAGACGATGTTTAAGCTGTCCTGCAGACAT AAACCTCACAGCCTGCTCGTATTGATCCCGGGGTATGTCACCAACATGATCACAGTGCAATGCACCGAGCCCCAGACGATATACGACCTTATGCGGAAGCATGGTCTCCGTTGCTCCGACGTCTGGAATTCTGCAGTGTGCCTGTCAGCGAGGTCTCCTTGCACAGCACTGACCGACCACATGATGAATATAGTTTTTGTGAACAAGATCTCAGTGGGGTCCTCCTTCAATTCTCCATCTGATATCTCCACGTTCTACCACAACATGAAGCACATCAAAGTGCGTGCCAGACGAGAGGCGCTGAGATACAAGCCGTACATCCGACATTTCCACAGCAGTGGGGGGGCTGCGTCGCTCAAAGAGAACAGGCCGACAGAGGACTTAATAACAGTGGCCCTTTACTACGAGGATACCATGAGTAAACTGAGCAGCGTGATCGAGGCCGACGGTCGATTCGTCTCTAGTCACGCAATAGAAGGACATTGCGGTGAATACGTCGTAGAGCTGGAGCAGGACAACAACGTCATTCTCACAG GTCCAACACGTGCCGAAGGTGAGAGGGACAGTGAAACCGAGGAAAACGATCAcccctttgtctgtttctgctgcaacCAAATTTCTGACTACGCCCTGCCGTGTGGACATTTGTGTTGTCAGACTTGTTTGGTCACCCTGCAAAAACCAGATATCACGTGCGGTGTCTGCAGAGCCAAATCGCTCCAGCACTATGTCATAAAGGAGACCCCAGAATTGGATCCTGAATGTCAGGCATGCGGCAAGGTAAAACATTGGCTTGCTGGGTGTGGACATGTAACATGTACATGCAACAGCAACAGATGTCTTGTTTGCAATCGTCCAATTACAGTACTTCGAAGGCTGTTTTTATCCACTTATCAGATGTGA